CGCCGGCGCGGCGCCCAAGCTCAAGGGGATCATCGGCGAGCTCGGGAGGATCTGCACCGCCCGCGTCTTCGAGAACCGCGCCATCGTCTGCCTCGTGGGGGAGGGGATCGGGGAGACGCCGAGGATCGCCGGGAAGATCTTCAGCGGCGTCGGGCGCGCGGGGGTGAACGTGGAGATGATCTCCCAGGCCTCCTCCGCCCGTAACATCAGTTTCCTGGTCAAGGACGAGGACGCGGACAAGACGGTGCGCCTCCTGCACCGCAGCTTCCTCGAGAAGGGGGCGCGGGGATGATCGTCCGCGTCGGCTCCATGAACCGCGTGAAGCGCGCCGCCGTCGAGGAGGCCTGCCGCGAGCTGTTCGGGGAGGCGACCGTCCTCTGCTGCGCCGCCCCGTCGGGCGTCGCGGCCACGCCGCGCACGGACGAAGAGATGATCGCGGGCGCCGTCGCCCGGGCGCGCCGGGCGTTCGAGGACGGCGGGGCGGACCTGGGCATCGGCCTCGAGGGCGGCGTCATGCCGTCCCCGCACGGCCCGCTCCTCAAGGGGTGGGTCGCGGTGCACGACGGGGAGCGGGACCATGTCGGCGCGACGCCCGCCGTCCCGTTCCCCGCGCACCTCCTGGAGCGGGTGGGGGAGAAGGGGGAGCTCGCGCACGTGATGGACGCGGTGAGCGGGCGTGAGAACGTGCGCGAGAACGAGGGGGCGTTCGGCATCCTCACGGGGGACCGGATCACGCGGAAGGAGAGCTTCAAGCTGGCGCTCCTCTGCGCCCTCGCCCCGATCGTGAACCGGGGGCTGTACGAAGAGGGACCCTCGGGGGCTTGAAGGTTGCCCGTGTTGTGTGTCGCGCGTGCGCCGACGCGCTCCACGCCCACACGCCGACGCGTGCGGCGCCAGCCGGGATAGCGCGTCTCGAATCGGGTTCACAAGGAATCTGGGATAATGCCCGGAATATACTGGGGCGGCCTCGTCAGCATGGTCGTCTTCTACCTCGCCGTCTTCTGGGTCGGCGTCTATTTCCCCCAGAAGAAGGACTCGGGGAGCACCGAGGACCTGATACTCGCCGGGAGGAGGATGCCGCTCTGGGTCGCC
The window above is part of the Chlamydiota bacterium genome. Proteins encoded here:
- a CDS encoding DUF84 family protein, translated to MIVRVGSMNRVKRAAVEEACRELFGEATVLCCAAPSGVAATPRTDEEMIAGAVARARRAFEDGGADLGIGLEGGVMPSPHGPLLKGWVAVHDGERDHVGATPAVPFPAHLLERVGEKGELAHVMDAVSGRENVRENEGAFGILTGDRITRKESFKLALLCALAPIVNRGLYEEGPSGA